A genomic segment from Elusimicrobium sp. encodes:
- a CDS encoding NAD(+)/NADH kinase: MNSNRFAIFFNEQKPLARVLAQEVGSFLQKRGLETVFLTSLETLSAQAFRLLICLGGDGTMLRSARATAPLGLPVFGINCGTLGFLASCEKEDFETALEQALDGSCRFAERFMLQVKTFAPGTEEQNFLAFNDCVLRAAHPRAFTLNASFNGKQIPSYFGDGVIVATPTGSTAYSLAAGGPIVEPGVDVHLVTPICPHSLNQRSLILPAQGTLELIPEFKNEEELAVLSIDGQINLTLPRNARVQFTRSPLKAKLFCAQERDFFTILNRKLKWGSR; this comes from the coding sequence ATGAATTCCAACCGTTTTGCTATCTTTTTTAATGAACAGAAACCCCTGGCCCGTGTGTTGGCGCAGGAAGTGGGTTCTTTTTTGCAAAAACGCGGCTTGGAAACTGTTTTTTTAACTTCCTTGGAAACGCTTTCGGCCCAAGCCTTTCGTCTCTTAATCTGTTTAGGGGGAGACGGCACCATGTTACGCTCTGCGCGCGCCACGGCACCGCTTGGGCTACCCGTATTCGGCATCAATTGCGGAACTTTGGGTTTTTTGGCCTCGTGCGAAAAAGAGGATTTCGAAACGGCCCTGGAACAAGCCCTGGACGGCTCCTGCCGATTTGCCGAACGGTTCATGTTACAGGTAAAAACTTTTGCCCCCGGCACCGAAGAACAAAATTTTTTGGCTTTTAACGATTGCGTATTAAGAGCCGCACATCCGCGGGCTTTCACCTTAAACGCCTCTTTCAACGGCAAACAAATTCCTTCTTATTTCGGTGACGGAGTTATTGTAGCCACCCCTACCGGTTCTACCGCTTATTCGTTAGCGGCCGGAGGGCCTATCGTGGAACCCGGGGTAGATGTACACCTGGTTACCCCCATTTGTCCTCACTCGCTCAATCAGCGTTCCCTTATTCTGCCGGCGCAAGGAACCCTGGAACTTATCCCCGAATTTAAGAACGAAGAAGAATTGGCCGTTTTAAGCATTGACGGACAAATCAACCTTACTTTGCCGCGTAATGCGCGGGTACAATTTACAAGAAGCCCC
- the nifU gene encoding Fe-S cluster assembly protein NifU, whose product MWDYTDKVMDHFKNPRNVGAIPNADGTGQVGSLVCGDALKLTIKVNKETEVIEDAKFETFGCASAIASSSILTEMVKGKTLEEASKITNQDIADALGTLPAEKMHCSVMGMEALEAAVKSYRQGGAPVVFEQEEEKIVCHCFNVSEETIIKAIRSNHLKTVEDVTHFTKAGGACGRCKGEIQKILDKVNVACELPSAPAKKTFSQMTIVEKIKAVETVLEEEIRPRLNMDGGSAELVDLAGNTVKIRLMGMCSGCVNAQATLKNFIEKTLKEKLDESISVEQA is encoded by the coding sequence ATGTGGGACTATACCGATAAAGTAATGGATCATTTCAAAAATCCGCGCAATGTGGGAGCCATTCCCAACGCCGACGGCACGGGCCAAGTCGGCAGCCTGGTGTGCGGAGATGCCTTAAAATTGACGATTAAAGTAAACAAAGAAACGGAAGTAATCGAAGATGCTAAATTTGAAACCTTCGGTTGTGCCAGTGCCATTGCGTCTTCTTCTATTTTGACGGAGATGGTAAAAGGCAAAACCTTGGAAGAAGCCTCTAAAATTACCAACCAAGATATCGCTGATGCGCTGGGTACTTTGCCTGCCGAAAAAATGCACTGCTCCGTGATGGGCATGGAAGCCTTGGAAGCGGCTGTAAAAAGTTACCGTCAAGGTGGTGCGCCGGTGGTATTTGAACAGGAAGAAGAAAAAATCGTCTGTCATTGTTTCAATGTTTCCGAAGAAACCATTATCAAGGCGATTCGTTCCAACCATTTGAAAACGGTGGAAGATGTTACCCATTTTACCAAAGCAGGCGGTGCCTGTGGCAGATGCAAAGGGGAAATCCAAAAGATTTTAGATAAAGTAAATGTCGCGTGCGAACTCCCTTCCGCCCCGGCTAAAAAAACTTTCTCGCAAATGACGATTGTGGAAAAAATCAAAGCAGTGGAAACCGTGCTGGAAGAAGAAATTCGTCCGCGCCTTAACATGGACGGCGGTTCTGCGGAATTGGTCGATTTGGCGGGAAATACGGTGAAAATTCGCTTAATGGGTATGTGCAGCGGTTGTGTGAACGCGCAAGCAACCCTTAAAAACTTTATTGAAAAAACGCTGAAGGAAAAGTTGGACGAATCTATCAGCGTGGAACAGGCTTAA